From the Helicobacter mustelae genome, the window TTCTTTATTGTGCCAGAGTGTGCAGCCATCGGAGATTTTGATAGCAGATGATGGCAGCAGAGAGGATACACGTGCGCTCATAGAGCAATACATCGCTAGTGCATCAACAAAGATTTTGCATGTTTGGCAGGAGGATATGGGATTTCGACTCTCTGAAATCCGCAACAAAGCTCTGCAGCAAGCAAGTGGGGAGTATGTCATTTTTCTAGATGGAGATATGATTGTGCATAGGGATTTTGTGAGAGATCACATCACTTTTGCGCGGCAGAATGTATTGTTGCAGGGGATTCGGGTACTTTTGGATGAAGAAAAAACCCAGGCAATCTTGAAAAAAAAAGACTTTTCCCTAGCCTTCCAGACTTTTGCGCTCAAGGCTTTTAGGATTTTGTTTCTCGCACATCAGATCTACCAAAAAAAACACTACAACAAATCTCATTTAAATCTCACAAAATTCCTGCCTATTCGGGGTTGTAATATGAGTTTTTTTAAAAAAGACGCAGAAAAAATCAATGGTTTCAATGAGGATTTTAGAGGTTGGGGAAGGGAAGATAGCGAATTTGTAGCGCGATTTTTGTATGCGGGTGGCGAGGTGCGGTATTTGAAATTTGCAGGCATCGCCTACCATCTCTATCACCAAGAAAACTCGCGCGATATGCTGGCGCAAAATCATGCAATTTATGAGGATTGCATCAAGAATGGCCACACCACTTGTGCAAATGGTCTCAAAAAAACTAATCTATTTTAGATTTTATGCAAGGTTTTTAGGGCTGACATTTTTTGATTTTAGTGCAGTTTTTTTCTGATTGAAGTTTTTAGCATTTTTGGGTTATGGTGAAGGTTTGTATTTTTGCTCTGGGTGGCCTGTGTCATGATGATTTTTTGATTTTGCCAAAAAATCAATCAGAATGCATGCAAAAAACCAAGCAGGGTTGGCGCATTTGCTCAAAAATTTCTGGTAGAAATTGACATGCTTGGTTGTGATTTTCCTAGG encodes:
- a CDS encoding glycosyltransferase family 2 protein translates to MYPKTSVIVTTYNQKERLALVLDSLLCQSVQPSEILIADDGSREDTRALIEQYIASASTKILHVWQEDMGFRLSEIRNKALQQASGEYVIFLDGDMIVHRDFVRDHITFARQNVLLQGIRVLLDEEKTQAILKKKDFSLAFQTFALKAFRILFLAHQIYQKKHYNKSHLNLTKFLPIRGCNMSFFKKDAEKINGFNEDFRGWGREDSEFVARFLYAGGEVRYLKFAGIAYHLYHQENSRDMLAQNHAIYEDCIKNGHTTCANGLKKTNLF